One stretch of Alcaligenes aquatilis DNA includes these proteins:
- a CDS encoding UvrD-helicase domain-containing protein produces the protein MLTVPSDSPARARALDPESSFLVQAPAGSGKTELLTDRILALLARVQRPEEIVAITFTRKAAAEMHARVLEKLAAANQERPAESYRVRSWELARAAMQRNQEQQWDLLAYPARLSIRTIDSLCAHLVRAMPWITGLGGVPAITDKAQEHYEAAAWATLEMAESVPSVARFLEHMDVNLLQAQALLAGMLASRDQWLPAVGQGGDVALLQDSLREVVEQQLQQLSDALPPGWARTLAPLACFAASNLESGDVLALADWQGDNLAPVMDDLPRWRGLAALLLTDKGDLRKSLTVRNGFPPKTAQKEILTEWLSNCLGAEPWIARLASARLLPEQYSAQQQEVLSNLIQVLWLAAAQLKLRFAEKAEVDFTEIAQRALQALGDADEPGELLLRMDRSIRHLLVDEFQDTSQSQVQLLERLTSGWEPGDGRSLFLVGDPMQSIYRFRKAEVGLFLQVWQARRLGEVELEPLNLSNNFRSHPRLVEWVNRVGAQLFPARPDPDLGMVTYEHSTAFKPDIPEWAVQFHPSWHFRVARGEDAVPSQQAAQERAVQEAVQCAAQALERYQDSEHPVAILVRARSHLQGLVRKLGEQGVPCRAVELEPLQQRPVVADLVQLVRALAHPADRLAWLSVLRSPLIGLRLESLHRLCALHPTQTLAELTTSLRANLAVDGEVKRGKMTMTPQAPPDGGGEAPAARLEFFTHNQDFEDWDANERDRLLFACQILLDKGNRSGLMPFAAWVQECWTRLGGPQVYPSLADQADAEQVLRLLEELCPYGPPDQQQLQARVESLYATPQGTGKAVEVMTIHKSKGLEFETVILFGLHKQSAADSEPLIRLEHSAERLILGPISHKGSEQRDPVSQFLAARERIRAEQESHRLLYVALTRARQELHLFAELSITQDKGLREPDGRSLLSRVWPVLEQPQAPVWQAEQGRQQEESGQGSAALLQRVVSLPAAPPEQLQTASPQYQSWQWSLDTTHEKAIGTVAHDWLEKLGREGLDEWPVERLQQGRVVMRRQLLRAGVPAAYLDEAAQSLFEAIAATVQTERGRWLLGVSRAYREWSLLDVSGRVSIIDLAISQEDHWLVVDYKTGRPAEHESQDDFAARMLERYAPQLQRYCEQVQALDGRPARAALYFPRADLWLPY, from the coding sequence ATGCTGACTGTCCCTAGCGATAGCCCCGCCCGTGCACGGGCACTGGACCCCGAGTCCTCCTTTCTGGTCCAAGCCCCTGCCGGTTCAGGCAAGACAGAGCTGCTGACCGACCGAATTCTGGCTTTGCTGGCTCGCGTGCAGCGGCCAGAAGAAATTGTGGCCATTACCTTCACCCGTAAAGCTGCGGCTGAAATGCATGCGCGAGTGCTGGAGAAGCTGGCCGCTGCCAATCAGGAACGGCCTGCCGAGTCCTATCGCGTACGCAGTTGGGAGCTGGCGCGCGCGGCCATGCAGCGCAATCAGGAACAGCAGTGGGATTTGCTGGCCTATCCGGCACGCTTGAGTATCCGTACCATTGACTCCTTGTGTGCGCACCTGGTGCGTGCCATGCCCTGGATTACGGGGCTGGGCGGGGTGCCGGCCATTACTGATAAGGCACAGGAGCATTACGAAGCGGCGGCCTGGGCCACGCTGGAAATGGCGGAAAGCGTCCCTAGCGTGGCGCGCTTTCTGGAGCATATGGATGTCAACCTGCTGCAGGCGCAAGCCCTGTTGGCCGGTATGTTGGCCAGCCGCGATCAGTGGCTGCCAGCCGTGGGGCAGGGCGGTGACGTGGCGCTTTTGCAAGACAGCTTGCGCGAGGTGGTGGAGCAGCAACTGCAGCAGCTAAGCGATGCTTTGCCACCCGGCTGGGCACGGACTTTGGCGCCTTTGGCCTGCTTTGCGGCCTCGAATCTGGAAAGCGGCGATGTACTGGCCCTGGCCGATTGGCAAGGCGACAATCTGGCCCCGGTTATGGACGATTTGCCGCGCTGGCGTGGTCTGGCAGCCTTGTTGCTGACGGATAAAGGCGATCTGCGCAAAAGCCTGACCGTGCGTAACGGCTTTCCGCCAAAAACAGCGCAAAAAGAAATTCTGACTGAATGGTTGAGTAATTGTCTGGGGGCAGAGCCCTGGATTGCTCGCCTGGCCAGTGCCCGCCTTCTGCCCGAACAATACTCCGCCCAGCAGCAAGAAGTTCTGTCCAATCTGATTCAGGTCTTGTGGCTGGCTGCGGCGCAATTGAAACTGCGCTTTGCCGAGAAAGCCGAGGTCGATTTCACCGAGATTGCTCAACGTGCCCTGCAAGCCTTGGGCGATGCCGATGAGCCGGGCGAACTGCTGTTGCGTATGGATAGGTCCATACGTCATTTGCTGGTGGACGAATTTCAGGACACCAGCCAATCCCAGGTGCAATTGCTGGAGCGCCTGACCAGTGGCTGGGAGCCGGGTGATGGGCGTAGCCTGTTTCTGGTGGGCGACCCCATGCAGTCCATTTACCGTTTCCGCAAGGCGGAAGTGGGTTTGTTTCTGCAGGTCTGGCAAGCGCGACGTTTAGGTGAAGTGGAGCTGGAGCCGCTCAATCTCAGCAATAACTTCCGCTCGCACCCGCGTTTGGTGGAGTGGGTGAATAGGGTGGGGGCGCAACTGTTTCCGGCTCGACCTGATCCGGATCTGGGCATGGTCACGTATGAACACTCGACTGCCTTCAAACCTGATATTCCCGAGTGGGCGGTGCAGTTTCATCCGTCCTGGCATTTCCGGGTGGCACGGGGAGAGGATGCCGTGCCGTCGCAGCAAGCGGCTCAGGAACGTGCGGTGCAAGAAGCGGTGCAATGCGCGGCTCAAGCTCTGGAACGTTATCAGGACAGTGAGCATCCGGTGGCAATTCTAGTGCGAGCACGTTCGCACTTGCAGGGTTTGGTGCGCAAGCTGGGCGAGCAGGGCGTACCGTGCCGAGCGGTAGAGCTGGAGCCCTTGCAGCAGCGCCCTGTGGTGGCGGATTTGGTGCAATTGGTCCGTGCCTTGGCTCACCCGGCAGATCGACTGGCTTGGCTGTCCGTGTTGCGCTCGCCATTGATCGGCCTGCGTTTGGAGAGTCTGCATCGTTTGTGCGCTTTGCATCCCACGCAGACCCTGGCCGAGCTGACCACGAGCCTGAGAGCGAACCTCGCCGTTGACGGCGAGGTCAAGCGAGGCAAGATGACTATGACGCCACAGGCGCCCCCGGATGGTGGCGGAGAAGCTCCGGCCGCCAGGCTGGAATTCTTCACACACAATCAGGATTTTGAAGATTGGGATGCGAATGAGCGCGACCGGCTGCTGTTCGCTTGCCAGATCTTGCTGGATAAAGGTAATCGCAGCGGCTTGATGCCTTTTGCAGCCTGGGTGCAGGAATGCTGGACGCGCTTGGGCGGGCCGCAGGTTTATCCAAGCCTGGCCGATCAGGCCGATGCCGAACAAGTTTTGCGGCTGCTGGAGGAGCTGTGTCCCTATGGACCGCCCGATCAGCAGCAATTGCAGGCCCGCGTGGAGTCTTTGTATGCCACCCCGCAAGGGACGGGCAAGGCCGTGGAGGTGATGACGATTCACAAGTCCAAGGGCCTGGAGTTTGAAACTGTTATCTTGTTTGGCTTGCACAAGCAGTCGGCAGCCGATTCCGAGCCCTTGATTCGTCTGGAACACAGCGCCGAGCGCCTGATTCTGGGGCCGATCAGCCATAAGGGCAGCGAGCAACGCGATCCGGTGTCGCAGTTTCTGGCAGCGCGGGAACGTATCCGAGCCGAGCAGGAAAGCCACCGTCTTTTATACGTGGCTCTGACGCGTGCCCGTCAGGAGTTGCACTTGTTTGCGGAGCTGAGCATCACCCAGGACAAGGGTCTGCGCGAGCCGGATGGCCGCTCCTTGTTAAGCCGTGTCTGGCCTGTCCTGGAGCAGCCACAGGCGCCGGTTTGGCAAGCCGAGCAGGGCAGGCAGCAAGAGGAGTCGGGGCAAGGTTCTGCGGCATTGTTGCAGCGTGTGGTGAGCTTGCCTGCTGCGCCACCCGAGCAATTGCAGACCGCCAGCCCACAGTATCAAAGCTGGCAGTGGTCCCTGGATACGACTCATGAAAAAGCCATTGGGACGGTTGCCCACGACTGGCTGGAAAAGCTGGGTCGTGAAGGTCTGGACGAATGGCCGGTAGAGCGTTTGCAGCAAGGTCGCGTCGTCATGCGTCGCCAGTTGCTGCGGGCCGGGGTGCCTGCCGCCTACCTGGATGAGGCTGCCCAATCCTTGTTTGAGGCCATTGCCGCAACCGTGCAGACCGAGCGTGGTCGCTGGTTGCTGGGTGTCAGCCGCGCCTACCGGGAGTGGTCCTTGCTGGATGTCAGTGGTCGGGTGTCGATTATCGACTTGGCGATTTCCCAGGAAGATCACTGGCTGGTGGTGGATTACAAGACGGGGCGGCCCGCCGAGCATGAAAGTCAGGATGATTTTGCAGCGCGTATGTTGGAGCGCTACGCACCGCAATTGCAGCGTTATTGTGAGCAGGTGCAGGCTCTGGATGGGCGACCGGCGCGGGCGGCGCTTTATTTCCCGAGAGCCGATCTTTGGCTGCCGTATTAA
- a CDS encoding TOBE domain-containing protein: protein MSSSNTPNTELTGSLSLRTGEHTWGSARRMALLAAIAEQGSISAAARHIGISYKAAWDAIDIMNNMAGEPLVLRSTGGHRGGGATLTPKAIELLELYQTYDRLHQRFMSRIGRLMPSVATQMELLQTMIMQTSARNQLPGIVTTIKTGAVNDEIHVDIGQGQTVVASITRESTENLGLREGQKVLAFLKASSIMIGTGDTRNSLSARNQLPGTITDVITGAVNAEVRLELPQGLTVTASITLDSTQRLHLEAGQSAYALFKASSVMIATL from the coding sequence ATGTCTAGTTCAAACACCCCCAATACCGAATTAACCGGCAGCCTGTCGCTGCGTACTGGCGAGCATACCTGGGGTAGCGCCCGCCGTATGGCCTTGCTGGCGGCGATCGCCGAGCAGGGGTCGATCTCTGCCGCCGCCCGCCATATTGGCATCAGCTACAAAGCGGCCTGGGACGCCATCGACATCATGAACAATATGGCGGGCGAGCCTCTGGTGCTGCGTAGCACCGGCGGCCATCGTGGTGGCGGCGCCACCCTGACGCCCAAGGCCATCGAACTGCTAGAGCTGTACCAAACCTACGACCGGCTACATCAACGCTTCATGAGCCGTATTGGTCGTTTAATGCCTTCCGTGGCTACTCAGATGGAGTTACTCCAAACCATGATCATGCAAACTTCGGCTCGCAACCAATTGCCCGGTATCGTTACCACGATCAAGACCGGTGCCGTCAACGACGAAATTCATGTGGATATTGGCCAGGGCCAAACCGTTGTTGCCTCCATTACGCGGGAAAGCACGGAAAACCTGGGCCTGCGTGAAGGGCAAAAAGTTCTGGCCTTTCTGAAAGCATCGTCAATCATGATTGGCACGGGCGACACCCGCAATTCGCTGTCCGCACGCAATCAGTTACCCGGCACGATTACCGATGTCATCACCGGTGCCGTCAATGCAGAAGTCCGTCTGGAGCTGCCACAAGGCCTGACAGTGACCGCCAGCATCACCCTGGACAGCACCCAGCGTTTGCATCTGGAAGCGGGCCAATCCGCCTATGCTCTGTTCAAGGCATCCAGCGTAATGATTGCTACGCTGTAA
- a CDS encoding sulfate/molybdate ABC transporter ATP-binding protein, giving the protein MSLKVQIQRTVVSEARHFELNIQIQTEARHIALYGPSGSGKSLTVQSVAGLLRPDHGRIQIGDQVYFDSAKGINLKPRERRVAYLFQDYGLFPHLTAAQNICFGLNRGLFNRSVRAMPAAAQRWVDAFELESVLSSYPAQLSGGQKQRCALARALAIEPQLLLLDEPLAALDQDLRVRLRAELAQLQSQIDIPTILITHDPEDARVLAQEVYRIRDGRVLECCRSADLEALTA; this is encoded by the coding sequence ATGAGCCTGAAGGTACAGATTCAACGCACCGTAGTTAGCGAGGCTCGTCATTTTGAATTGAACATTCAGATTCAAACCGAGGCTCGTCATATTGCGTTGTATGGGCCATCAGGCTCGGGCAAGTCCTTGACGGTGCAAAGCGTGGCGGGCTTGCTGCGGCCCGATCATGGCCGCATTCAGATTGGCGATCAGGTCTACTTTGATTCCGCAAAAGGCATCAACCTGAAGCCGCGCGAGCGTCGGGTGGCGTACCTGTTTCAGGACTACGGCCTGTTCCCACATCTGACCGCCGCACAGAATATTTGCTTTGGTCTGAACAGGGGCTTGTTCAACCGCTCCGTGCGGGCCATGCCTGCGGCTGCCCAGCGTTGGGTAGACGCGTTTGAATTGGAGTCGGTATTAAGTAGCTACCCCGCCCAGTTGTCGGGCGGGCAAAAGCAACGCTGTGCTTTGGCGCGAGCCTTGGCGATTGAGCCTCAGTTGCTCTTGTTGGATGAGCCTTTGGCGGCTCTGGATCAGGATTTGCGTGTTCGTTTGCGGGCTGAACTGGCGCAGTTGCAAAGCCAGATCGATATTCCCACGATCTTGATTACGCACGATCCTGAAGATGCCAGAGTCCTGGCCCAAGAGGTCTATCGCATTCGCGACGGACGCGTCTTGGAGTGTTGTCGCAGCGCGGATCTGGAAGCCCTTACAGCGTAG
- the modB gene encoding molybdate ABC transporter permease subunit: MTSFWIPLGLSLKVAGWATLFACVLGIGIAYALSRWQSRWCDLLDSILTLPMVLPPTVIGYYLLVLLGRRSAVGQWLSSMGIELIFTWQGAVIAATVVAFPMILKAARAAFEDVDPRLEDAASVLGLRPLAIFFRVSLPLAARGIMAGVLLAFARALGEFGATLMIAGSIPGRTQTMSIAIYEAVQAGEDQQALVLVAIISITCVLVLWSTRALSPRHVRRKRGMQ, encoded by the coding sequence ATGACTTCATTTTGGATTCCCCTGGGCTTATCGCTCAAGGTCGCCGGCTGGGCGACCTTGTTCGCTTGTGTGTTGGGCATAGGCATTGCCTATGCGCTGTCGCGCTGGCAGTCGCGTTGGTGTGACCTGCTTGATTCCATCCTGACCTTGCCCATGGTCTTGCCGCCTACGGTTATCGGTTATTACCTGCTGGTTCTATTGGGTCGGCGTAGTGCCGTAGGGCAATGGCTCTCCAGTATGGGGATAGAGCTGATCTTTACCTGGCAGGGCGCGGTGATTGCCGCCACAGTCGTGGCCTTTCCCATGATATTGAAGGCAGCGCGTGCGGCTTTTGAGGATGTGGACCCACGATTAGAAGATGCCGCCAGTGTGTTGGGTTTAAGGCCCTTGGCCATCTTCTTTCGTGTCAGCCTGCCTTTGGCGGCGCGTGGCATTATGGCCGGGGTTTTGCTGGCTTTTGCCCGTGCCTTGGGCGAGTTCGGTGCAACCTTGATGATTGCGGGCAGCATACCGGGGCGTACCCAAACCATGTCCATCGCCATTTACGAGGCGGTGCAGGCAGGGGAAGATCAGCAGGCTTTAGTGCTGGTTGCTATTATTTCGATTACCTGTGTGCTGGTTTTGTGGAGTACCCGTGCTTTGTCACCCCGTCACGTACGCCGTAAAAGAGGGATGCAATGA
- the modA gene encoding molybdate ABC transporter substrate-binding protein, giving the protein MFKRVVSVAALSLFLQGTAQADELVVAAAASLTNAFKELAGQFEAEHPGTKVLTSFAASDVVLQQIVNGAPVDVFASADQKAMNKAEEAQVVDPATRKNFVQNQVVLIVPSDNPANVTNVGDLDKADVKRVALGNPAVVPVGRYTQAALEKAGQWDAVKQREILGQNVRQVLDYVARGEVEAGFVFATDAAIMKDKVHVLEVLKTTEPVTYPIALVQREGRSDKAQAFQDFVMSESGQQVLAKYGFAKP; this is encoded by the coding sequence ATGTTCAAACGAGTCGTATCGGTCGCTGCCTTATCCCTGTTTTTGCAAGGCACTGCGCAAGCCGATGAATTGGTGGTGGCCGCCGCTGCCAGCCTGACCAATGCCTTCAAGGAACTGGCTGGCCAGTTTGAGGCAGAGCATCCCGGCACCAAAGTGCTGACCAGTTTCGCTGCATCGGATGTCGTGCTGCAGCAAATCGTCAACGGCGCTCCTGTCGATGTGTTTGCCTCGGCAGACCAAAAGGCTATGAACAAGGCGGAAGAAGCCCAGGTCGTGGACCCTGCTACCCGCAAGAATTTTGTGCAGAATCAGGTGGTACTGATTGTGCCAAGCGACAACCCTGCCAATGTGACAAACGTGGGTGATCTGGACAAAGCAGATGTCAAACGCGTGGCTTTGGGTAACCCGGCCGTGGTGCCGGTGGGCCGCTATACCCAGGCTGCCTTGGAAAAAGCGGGTCAGTGGGATGCCGTGAAACAGCGAGAAATCCTGGGTCAGAACGTACGCCAGGTGCTCGATTACGTCGCCCGTGGTGAGGTGGAAGCCGGTTTTGTGTTTGCGACTGACGCGGCCATCATGAAAGACAAGGTGCACGTGCTGGAGGTGCTCAAGACGACTGAACCTGTCACTTACCCCATCGCTCTGGTGCAGCGTGAAGGCCGTAGTGACAAGGCTCAGGCCTTTCAAGATTTCGTCATGTCTGAATCCGGGCAGCAAGTGCTGGCAAAATACGGTTTTGCCAAGCCTTGA